A genome region from Deltaproteobacteria bacterium HGW-Deltaproteobacteria-2 includes the following:
- a CDS encoding peptide-methionine (S)-S-oxide reductase — MAIKTMAENAKKNMTPLQCDVAFNNATEAPFRNEYWNNHKEGIYVDIVSGEALFSSVDKFDSDSGWPSFTRPIEKNVVSEKADNSYFMKQVEIRSSKSDIHLGHVFDDGPAPTGQRYCLNSASLKFIPKEKMIESGYGDYMYLFNAKPAGYTETAIFAAGCFWGVEEYFSRVNGVIKSESGYTGGFKKNPTYEEVSTGKTGHAEAVRVTFNPKVVSYEMLLKHFWELHDPTSLNKQGHDWGSQYRSAIFYTNAEQKEASKTALEKLAKSGKYSDKIVTEILPAEEFYTAEEYHQDYLKKNPGGYCHIDLKKAIVNPAESADKVM; from the coding sequence ATGGCTATCAAAACGATGGCGGAAAATGCCAAAAAAAATATGACGCCGCTTCAGTGCGATGTAGCTTTTAATAACGCGACAGAAGCTCCGTTCAGAAACGAATATTGGAACAACCACAAAGAAGGTATTTATGTGGATATAGTATCGGGTGAGGCTCTCTTTAGCTCTGTGGATAAATTCGATTCAGATTCAGGATGGCCAAGTTTTACCCGCCCCATAGAAAAGAATGTCGTCTCAGAGAAAGCAGACAATAGTTATTTTATGAAGCAGGTGGAAATAAGAAGCAGCAAATCTGATATTCATCTGGGGCATGTTTTTGACGACGGACCAGCCCCGACCGGCCAAAGGTACTGTCTTAATTCCGCGTCATTAAAATTTATCCCGAAAGAAAAAATGATTGAATCGGGATATGGTGACTATATGTATTTATTCAACGCTAAACCCGCCGGCTATACCGAAACGGCGATCTTTGCCGCCGGTTGTTTCTGGGGTGTCGAGGAGTACTTCAGCCGGGTAAACGGTGTAATAAAAAGTGAGTCCGGCTATACCGGCGGATTCAAGAAAAACCCGACTTATGAAGAAGTCAGCACCGGCAAGACGGGACATGCCGAAGCTGTAAGGGTGACTTTTAATCCGAAGGTGGTAAGTTACGAGATGCTGTTAAAACATTTTTGGGAATTACATGATCCCACGAGTCTCAACAAACAAGGCCATGATTGGGGATCTCAGTACCGGTCAGCCATATTTTACACTAATGCGGAACAAAAAGAAGCCTCCAAAACGGCTTTGGAAAAGTTGGCAAAGTCAGGCAAATATTCAGACAAAATAGTAACGGAGATTTTACCGGCCGAAGAATTTTATACAGCGGAAGAATATCATCAGGACTATTTGAAGAAAAACCCTGGCGGCTACTGTCATATCGATCTAAAAAAAGCGATCGTTAATCCCGCTGAAAGCGCGGATAAAGTGATGTAG
- a CDS encoding formate dehydrogenase subunit alpha has product MEKKVPIKIDGKDVEVTAGQTILECARDNGIFIPTLCHYQNTTNVGACRVCVVEVENARSLVASCCMPVSPNMVIRTNTSAVRAAQKMIIELLWSSGDHNCLSCEQNGQCELQNLVYWLKIDQPRFEIKAPGYTMDNSNTMIQRDLNKCILCGRCVRACNEIQVNEVLDFSMRSSEAKVGPAFDDDYINSSCVFCGECAQVCPTGAITFKQAKFAGRPWELNKVRTTCTYCGVGCQMDLFTKDNKIVKVMGNREYGSPNQGSLCVKGRFGMDFVAHPDRLKKPLIRYKKNEDFTEATWDEAFTFIADKLSKIKKENGADSIAGLSSARCTNEENYLFQKFMRAAIGTNNVDHCARLUHSVTVAGLAATFGSGAMTNSIDEIEFTDLILATGTNTTENHPVIGAKVKRATKRGTKLIVIDPREIDLVKYADIWLRQNPGTDVAVINGLMNVIIAEDLYAKEYVKDRTEGFDALKKMVEKYTPEKVEKISGVPAEDLKKAARMYAQANRASILYAMGITQHISGTDNVKSMANLSMLCGNVGIEGGGVNPLRGQNNVQGACDMGGLPNVYPAYQQVANEDIRKKFEATWNAQLSPKPGLTIMEMMEAAGKGTIKAIYIMGENPMLSDPDLQHVKKELQKLDLMVVQDLFMTETAQLADVVLPVASFAEKEGTFSNTERRVQRVRKAVEAPGEAKTDWEVICGISNKMGYAMKYASAKEIFEEVAKVTPSYAGISYERLEKGGIQWPCPTPEHQGTKFLHKDKFSRGLGLFTAIEFIPPNEMPDKQYPLLLSTGRVLYHYHTGTMTTRSIGLSERYPESLVEINPVDADKLKIAEGQKVKVTSRRGTVEAKASITKKSAPGSIFMNFHFADASVNLLTNPALDPIGKIPEYKVCAVKLEAA; this is encoded by the coding sequence ATGGAGAAAAAGGTACCTATTAAAATTGATGGAAAAGATGTTGAAGTGACCGCCGGTCAAACTATTTTGGAATGCGCCCGCGATAACGGTATTTTCATTCCTACCCTTTGTCATTACCAGAACACAACCAACGTCGGGGCATGCCGTGTTTGCGTTGTGGAAGTCGAAAATGCCCGAAGTTTGGTTGCTTCATGTTGCATGCCGGTGAGTCCCAATATGGTAATTCGCACCAATACTTCGGCAGTTCGCGCTGCCCAGAAAATGATTATTGAATTGCTCTGGTCATCAGGCGACCATAATTGCCTTAGCTGCGAACAAAACGGGCAATGTGAATTACAGAATCTGGTTTACTGGTTAAAGATTGATCAACCCCGCTTTGAGATTAAAGCCCCTGGTTATACAATGGATAACAGCAATACAATGATTCAGCGCGATCTGAACAAATGCATCCTGTGCGGACGTTGCGTTCGCGCCTGCAATGAAATTCAGGTCAATGAAGTGCTGGATTTCTCTATGCGCAGTTCGGAAGCCAAGGTTGGGCCGGCATTTGATGATGATTACATCAATTCTTCCTGTGTATTCTGCGGCGAGTGCGCGCAGGTTTGCCCCACCGGAGCCATCACGTTCAAACAGGCAAAATTTGCCGGCCGTCCCTGGGAACTAAACAAAGTCCGCACCACCTGCACCTATTGCGGTGTCGGCTGTCAGATGGATCTTTTTACCAAGGATAATAAAATCGTGAAGGTCATGGGCAATCGCGAATACGGCTCGCCAAATCAGGGAAGCCTTTGTGTTAAGGGACGTTTCGGTATGGATTTCGTTGCTCATCCCGATCGTCTGAAAAAACCTTTGATTCGCTATAAGAAAAATGAAGACTTCACGGAAGCTACCTGGGATGAAGCCTTTACGTTTATCGCTGATAAGCTTTCCAAAATTAAAAAAGAGAACGGTGCAGACAGTATCGCCGGTCTGTCTTCGGCCCGTTGCACCAATGAAGAAAATTACCTGTTTCAGAAATTCATGCGGGCGGCAATCGGCACCAACAATGTCGATCACTGTGCCCGGCTTTGACACTCTGTCACGGTGGCCGGTCTGGCCGCCACATTCGGCAGCGGTGCAATGACTAATTCTATTGACGAAATTGAATTCACAGACCTGATTCTGGCAACAGGAACCAATACTACGGAAAATCATCCGGTCATCGGTGCCAAGGTTAAGCGGGCTACCAAGCGCGGCACAAAGCTGATCGTGATTGATCCCCGCGAAATCGATCTGGTCAAATACGCCGATATCTGGCTCCGTCAGAATCCCGGAACCGATGTCGCCGTTATCAACGGTTTGATGAATGTCATTATCGCCGAAGATCTTTATGCCAAAGAATATGTGAAAGACAGAACCGAAGGATTCGACGCGCTCAAAAAGATGGTCGAAAAATACACACCGGAAAAGGTCGAAAAGATTTCCGGCGTGCCCGCGGAAGATTTAAAGAAAGCCGCCAGAATGTATGCGCAGGCCAACAGAGCCAGCATTCTTTACGCCATGGGCATTACCCAGCACATCAGCGGCACGGACAACGTCAAGAGCATGGCCAATCTTTCCATGCTTTGCGGCAATGTCGGTATCGAAGGCGGCGGTGTGAATCCTTTACGCGGCCAGAATAATGTTCAGGGCGCCTGCGACATGGGCGGTCTGCCCAATGTTTATCCGGCCTATCAGCAGGTCGCTAATGAAGATATTCGCAAGAAATTTGAAGCAACCTGGAACGCACAGCTTTCTCCCAAACCGGGATTGACCATCATGGAAATGATGGAAGCGGCCGGCAAAGGGACGATTAAAGCGATTTACATCATGGGCGAAAATCCCATGCTTTCCGATCCTGATTTGCAGCATGTGAAAAAAGAACTTCAAAAACTGGATTTGATGGTTGTCCAGGATTTATTTATGACGGAAACAGCTCAGTTGGCCGACGTTGTTCTGCCGGTAGCCAGCTTTGCCGAAAAAGAAGGAACGTTCAGCAACACTGAACGCCGCGTACAGCGCGTGCGCAAAGCTGTTGAAGCTCCGGGTGAAGCCAAAACCGACTGGGAGGTCATCTGCGGCATCTCCAATAAAATGGGTTACGCGATGAAATATGCTTCCGCCAAAGAGATTTTTGAAGAAGTGGCGAAAGTCACACCCAGCTATGCGGGAATCTCTTACGAGCGTCTGGAAAAAGGCGGCATACAGTGGCCTTGTCCCACTCCGGAACATCAGGGAACCAAGTTCCTGCACAAGGATAAATTCTCACGCGGTCTGGGATTATTCACCGCCATTGAATTCATACCGCCCAATGAAATGCCGGACAAACAATATCCGTTACTGCTTTCCACCGGACGCGTCCTGTATCATTACCACACCGGCACCATGACCACCCGCTCGATAGGTCTTTCTGAGCGTTATCCTGAAAGTCTTGTGGAAATAAATCCGGTAGATGCCGATAAACTGAAAATTGCCGAAGGCCAGAAAGTCAAAGTTACCTCCCGACGCGGCACGGTTGAAGCCAAAGCAAGCATCACGAAGAAGAGCGCTCCTGGTTCGATTTTCATGAACTTCCATTTCGCGGACGCATCCGTGAACCTGCTGACCAATCCGGCTCTTGACCCGATAGGAAAAATTCCGGAATACAAGGTTTGCGCGGTAAAACTGGAAGCCGCATAA
- a CDS encoding universal stress protein — translation MFAPKRILVPTDFSDYSDEALKQALELAKQYSAKVYLLHVAEPIRQCAGDYCLDESKVKAAENTEILQAKEKMQKELKKFPEFQEIEVITDIREGEPVQEILKEQNEKGVDLIVMPSHGKTGFMKRLMGLISEKVMEEAKSSVLLVRH, via the coding sequence ATGTTTGCACCAAAAAGAATTCTCGTACCGACGGACTTTTCTGATTACTCGGATGAAGCGTTGAAGCAGGCATTAGAACTGGCAAAGCAATATAGTGCCAAGGTTTACCTACTGCACGTTGCAGAACCTATTAGACAATGTGCTGGAGATTATTGTTTAGATGAATCGAAAGTCAAAGCGGCGGAGAATACCGAAATCCTTCAAGCAAAGGAGAAGATGCAAAAAGAACTGAAGAAATTTCCCGAATTCCAGGAAATAGAAGTTATTACCGATATCAGGGAAGGAGAACCTGTTCAGGAGATACTCAAAGAGCAAAATGAAAAAGGTGTTGATTTAATTGTTATGCCTTCTCATGGCAAGACAGGATTTATGAAGAGGCTTATGGGCCTAATTTCTGAGAAAGTGATGGAGGAAGCTAAAAGTTCCGTTCTTCTTGTCCGACACTAG
- the pal gene encoding peptidoglycan-associated lipoprotein yields the protein MAYAGCAEKQIIKSEGTAYTQNESAIKKNGQSGTAGKSANQNEQNNTVSKSTKQSNSKEQTARAQAVSQTTSDLTDIHFDFDSYSIRPEDRKILSRHADYLLKNKNIKIVIEGHCDERGTSEYNLALGNRRAQEAKKFLVNSGVTSKRIETISYGMERPLDPAHNEEAWVKNRRDKFVINN from the coding sequence ATGGCCTATGCGGGATGTGCAGAAAAACAAATAATAAAAAGTGAGGGAACTGCTTATACTCAAAATGAATCGGCCATCAAAAAGAATGGGCAGTCTGGAACAGCCGGAAAATCAGCAAATCAAAATGAGCAGAACAACACAGTGAGCAAATCGACAAAACAAAGCAATAGCAAAGAACAAACGGCTAGGGCACAGGCAGTGTCACAGACCACATCTGATCTCACGGATATTCATTTTGATTTTGATAGCTATAGTATCCGCCCGGAAGACAGAAAAATTCTTTCCAGACACGCAGATTACCTTCTAAAAAACAAGAATATCAAAATTGTCATTGAGGGACATTGCGACGAGAGAGGCACTTCAGAATATAATCTAGCGCTGGGTAACAGACGGGCACAAGAAGCAAAGAAATTTCTGGTTAATTCCGGCGTAACCTCAAAAAGGATCGAAACAATCAGTTATGGCATGGAGCGTCCTCTTGATCCCGCTCATAATGAAGAAGCATGGGTAAAAAACAGGAGAGATAAATTTGTTATTAATAACTAA
- a CDS encoding MarR family transcriptional regulator — MSKKSPIISNIIDNLRRVFQILNEQSKKVERETGLTSPQLWAIKTINENSPVNVSDLANKLYLHPATVIGIIDRLEKQDLVTRRRSKDDRRVVWIELTSKGHNLVKSAPEVAQGLLVAGLEEISGNNLIEIDRSMKLLVKIFGAQKTPPKLIRSTEVNVPNDTDIQKSDKRKKLRL, encoded by the coding sequence ATGAGCAAAAAAAGCCCTATCATATCAAACATTATCGACAATCTTAGACGAGTATTCCAAATTTTGAATGAGCAATCCAAAAAAGTTGAAAGAGAAACCGGATTGACCAGTCCTCAACTCTGGGCAATAAAAACAATTAATGAAAATTCACCGGTTAATGTTTCAGATCTAGCCAATAAGTTATATCTGCATCCTGCTACCGTTATAGGCATTATTGATCGTTTAGAGAAACAGGATTTGGTTACAAGACGCCGGTCTAAAGACGATCGCCGTGTTGTTTGGATTGAATTGACAAGCAAAGGGCATAATCTGGTAAAATCGGCCCCGGAAGTTGCGCAGGGTTTACTTGTTGCGGGGTTAGAGGAAATTTCAGGAAACAATCTTATAGAAATTGACAGATCAATGAAGCTTCTAGTTAAAATATTCGGTGCCCAAAAAACACCGCCCAAACTTATCCGCTCAACTGAAGTTAATGTACCGAATGATACGGATATTCAAAAGTCTGATAAACGTAAAAAACTAAGACTCTAA
- a CDS encoding glucokinase, with translation MSNMNIVLGIDIGGTNTSFGFVDRAGTIIAETSMGTKSNDAAEDFVTRLHHRIEEVRTGLPSHHLCGIGIGAPNANYYRGTIEKAVHLNWGETVDFAGLMRAYYNIPVSITNDANAAAIGEMLFGNARGMKNFMVITLGTGLGSGIVVDGRLLYGNRGFARELGHTVVDPAGRQCRCGKKGCLETYASATGLVRTALLLITERCDPSLLRTMDFQKITSKMIFDLAQKGDAIALEAFDQTAKILGMKLADAVALTGPEAIFLSGGLSMAGDILLKPTQQYMEEFLFHAYKGSVKLMLSGMAPGKSAILGAAALIWSELDL, from the coding sequence ATGTCCAACATGAATATCGTTTTAGGAATCGATATTGGTGGAACAAATACATCCTTTGGATTTGTCGATCGTGCAGGAACTATAATCGCTGAAACGTCTATGGGAACAAAGTCCAATGATGCGGCGGAAGACTTTGTGACCCGGCTTCATCACCGGATTGAAGAGGTTAGAACCGGCTTGCCGTCACATCATTTGTGCGGCATCGGTATCGGCGCCCCTAATGCCAATTATTATCGGGGAACCATTGAAAAAGCTGTGCATCTAAACTGGGGAGAAACTGTAGATTTTGCCGGATTGATGCGGGCGTATTATAATATTCCTGTTTCCATCACAAACGACGCGAATGCCGCTGCCATTGGAGAGATGCTTTTCGGCAACGCCCGTGGGATGAAAAACTTTATGGTTATTACCCTGGGGACTGGTTTAGGTAGCGGCATAGTGGTTGATGGCCGTTTGCTCTATGGGAATAGAGGCTTCGCGAGAGAACTTGGACATACGGTGGTCGATCCAGCGGGACGACAGTGCAGATGCGGTAAAAAGGGATGCCTGGAGACATACGCTTCAGCTACTGGCCTTGTGAGAACTGCTTTGTTACTCATCACGGAACGATGTGATCCGAGTCTATTAAGAACAATGGACTTTCAAAAAATAACTTCAAAGATGATCTTTGATCTTGCCCAAAAAGGAGATGCAATTGCTTTGGAAGCTTTTGATCAAACCGCAAAGATTTTAGGAATGAAGTTGGCCGACGCTGTTGCGCTTACTGGTCCTGAAGCAATTTTTCTTTCAGGTGGATTGTCCATGGCGGGTGACATTTTGTTAAAACCGACACAGCAATACATGGAAGAGTTCCTATTTCATGCATACAAAGGCTCTGTAAAACTGATGTTGTCCGGAATGGCACCAGGTAAAAGTGCCATATTAGGAGCGGCAGCACTCATTTGGAGCGAGTTGGATTTATGA
- a CDS encoding glucoamylase: MKNSLELGLIGNCHIGALIDEYAEFVWFCLPRFDGDPVFCSLLNEHPDREGSGYCTIELLDMVESKQFYLANTAVLITRLTDKHGAIIEVTDFAPRFHQYGRMFMPIMIIRQIRRIQGTPRICIRIRPTYEYGSNSCSISVTAILEETPFFLEDTATLIFGPDETIPDAIGELSRRFLEETIVHWHDWVRDLSIPYEWQEEVIRAAITLKLNTFEDTGAIIAAMTTSIPEAPGSCRNWDYRYCWLRDSYFVVNALNRLSTTNTMERYLSYLINIVAGSPSGRIQPVYGIDGRAKLDEREMNSLPGYRGMGPVRVGNQACEQVQHDVYGSAILAVAHVFFDKRLAHRGVNALFTRLESLGEIAFIVHDHPDSGPWEARKNLRINTFSSIMCWAACDRLARIAVHLSLMERAVYWRKKADEIHATICRRAWNEKKQTFTATFEGDFLDASLLLIHDIGFLPADDPRFAKTVAAIERELKHDNYIYRYVETDDFGIPENAFVVCTFWYIYALVALNRGAEARELFENILTRRSRHGLLAEHIDPRTGEPWGNFVQTYSMVGLINSAIRLSKRWDSAF; this comes from the coding sequence ATGAAAAACTCTCTTGAACTAGGGTTAATCGGCAACTGTCACATAGGCGCCTTGATAGATGAATACGCTGAATTTGTGTGGTTTTGTTTACCTCGTTTTGACGGCGATCCGGTATTCTGTTCTCTTCTCAATGAACATCCGGATAGAGAAGGTTCCGGGTACTGCACTATTGAACTGCTGGATATGGTTGAAAGTAAACAGTTCTATCTGGCCAATACAGCTGTTCTGATCACACGCCTTACGGATAAACATGGTGCGATCATAGAAGTTACTGATTTTGCACCACGATTTCATCAGTATGGACGTATGTTCATGCCCATTATGATTATTCGGCAAATCCGTCGAATTCAAGGAACGCCACGCATATGCATACGGATTCGTCCTACGTACGAATATGGCAGTAATAGCTGCTCCATTTCCGTAACTGCGATACTGGAAGAAACTCCTTTCTTTCTCGAAGATACAGCTACTCTTATTTTCGGACCGGACGAAACTATTCCAGATGCCATTGGTGAATTATCCCGTCGTTTTTTAGAAGAAACCATCGTCCATTGGCATGATTGGGTAAGGGACTTATCCATCCCATATGAATGGCAGGAAGAGGTTATTCGTGCGGCAATTACTTTAAAGCTAAACACATTTGAGGATACAGGCGCCATTATAGCGGCTATGACCACTTCTATTCCCGAAGCACCGGGCTCCTGTCGCAACTGGGATTATCGGTACTGCTGGCTTCGTGATTCCTATTTTGTTGTCAACGCATTAAATCGCCTCAGCACAACAAACACGATGGAACGTTACCTAAGCTATCTTATCAATATCGTGGCTGGATCGCCAAGTGGCCGTATTCAACCCGTCTATGGCATAGATGGCAGGGCAAAATTGGACGAGAGGGAGATGAACAGTCTTCCCGGATACAGAGGCATGGGACCTGTTAGGGTTGGCAATCAAGCCTGCGAACAAGTCCAACACGATGTCTACGGTTCAGCAATACTGGCAGTGGCTCACGTGTTCTTTGATAAGCGTCTTGCACACAGAGGCGTTAATGCTCTCTTTACACGGTTGGAAAGTCTGGGTGAAATAGCCTTTATAGTTCATGATCATCCGGATTCGGGGCCATGGGAAGCAAGAAAAAATCTTCGCATTAATACCTTTTCCAGTATTATGTGCTGGGCGGCATGTGACCGTCTGGCCAGAATCGCCGTACACCTCAGCCTAATGGAACGTGCCGTTTACTGGCGGAAAAAGGCAGATGAAATTCATGCCACAATATGCAGGCGAGCATGGAATGAAAAAAAACAGACTTTTACCGCGACATTCGAAGGAGATTTTCTCGATGCCAGCCTGCTTCTTATCCATGACATAGGATTTCTGCCGGCGGATGATCCGCGCTTCGCCAAAACGGTGGCCGCCATTGAACGGGAACTCAAACACGATAATTATATTTACCGTTATGTAGAGACAGATGATTTCGGCATACCGGAAAACGCATTTGTGGTCTGCACTTTCTGGTATATTTATGCCCTGGTTGCTCTGAACCGCGGTGCTGAAGCCCGCGAGTTATTTGAAAATATTCTGACACGGCGTAGCCGGCACGGACTTCTTGCCGAACACATTGACCCACGCACAGGCGAACCATGGGGGAACTTTGTCCAGACTTACAGCATGGTAGGGCTTATCAATTCCGCTATACGCCTCAGCAAACGCTGGGACAGCGCATTTTAA
- a CDS encoding trehalose-6-phosphate synthase: MSPQSDKKTNSFRSLRLTMRFIIPLVIAMTILAYALLPLVDKLALHWFTRDLDIRSQLIANTIHEPLGDFLLQENTYRINSLMKRAIQDERLFAMGFCDGQGKLLYSTPKFPKDLACPSPNSPAPEKPSILKLPSGLVHVAVKPFLIDGVPLGHLFLIHDMSFIESRSADTRKYIVLLFVILFLVISFITVLVAHLSWRGWMSGVRALLRGESMVQPFAEGPNSELQPLMGDLRALLRTIDAEKRLADDVTISWNPDKLRELLFKQLAGEQILVVSNREPYIHMKGKEGIEIQRPASGLVTAVEPVMKACSGTWIAHGGGTADREVVDKNDHVYIPPENPKYTLRRIWLSREEEKGYYYGFANEGLWPLCHIAHVRPIFRTSDWQHYVTINQRFADAVVKEANREDPVVLVQDYHFALLPGMLRKILPKSTIITFWHIPWPNPESFGICPWREELLQGMLGSTILGFHTPFHCKNFLETVDRYLETRVDHASATISHGGNLTLVEAYPISIQWPPPWQDSQPSTKECQAEIRKFLKIDNNCLIGLGVDRMDYTKGILERLRAVENLLERHPEMIGKFSFVQIAAPSRAVLEEYQAFEARVRSLATHINQRFANGAYQPVYLRVEHHEPEEVNRYYRAADVCMVTSLHDGMNLVSKEFIASRDDERGVLVLSQFTGAAHELYEALIVNPYHIEQTSDALYQALIMPEFEQRERMRSMRSMVRDFNVYRWAGRMLIDASKIRQREKLAARIGIET; encoded by the coding sequence ATGAGTCCTCAATCAGACAAAAAAACCAACTCTTTTCGATCTTTAAGACTAACGATGCGTTTTATTATCCCGTTGGTAATAGCAATGACGATACTGGCTTACGCATTGTTGCCTCTGGTGGACAAACTTGCGTTACACTGGTTTACCAGAGATCTTGATATACGCTCTCAGCTTATTGCCAATACTATTCATGAACCTCTCGGCGATTTTCTTTTGCAGGAAAACACATACAGAATCAATTCCCTAATGAAACGGGCCATTCAAGATGAAAGGCTTTTTGCTATGGGGTTTTGTGATGGTCAAGGTAAGTTGCTTTACAGTACACCCAAATTCCCTAAAGATCTTGCTTGTCCCTCTCCTAATTCACCAGCACCCGAAAAACCTTCCATTCTCAAACTGCCAAGCGGACTGGTGCATGTCGCTGTTAAACCTTTTCTCATTGACGGAGTGCCGTTGGGACACCTATTTCTTATCCATGATATGAGTTTTATAGAAAGCCGTAGTGCCGATACACGAAAATATATAGTACTTTTATTTGTTATACTCTTCCTTGTTATATCTTTCATTACAGTGCTTGTTGCTCATCTTAGTTGGCGCGGCTGGATGTCCGGAGTACGTGCTCTTTTACGTGGAGAAAGTATGGTCCAGCCTTTTGCAGAAGGGCCAAATTCTGAATTGCAGCCCCTGATGGGTGATTTGCGTGCGCTGCTGCGAACAATTGATGCTGAAAAAAGACTTGCCGACGATGTCACTATTTCCTGGAACCCGGATAAATTAAGGGAACTTCTTTTTAAGCAGCTGGCGGGAGAACAGATTCTTGTCGTTTCCAACCGCGAACCATACATTCATATGAAAGGAAAGGAAGGTATTGAAATTCAGCGCCCGGCCAGCGGTCTCGTGACAGCAGTCGAACCTGTCATGAAAGCTTGTTCAGGAACATGGATAGCACACGGTGGTGGCACTGCCGATCGTGAAGTTGTAGATAAAAATGATCACGTATATATACCGCCTGAAAATCCAAAATACACACTTCGGCGCATCTGGCTGTCACGAGAAGAGGAAAAAGGTTATTATTATGGATTTGCCAATGAGGGATTATGGCCTCTTTGCCATATCGCCCATGTTCGTCCGATTTTTCGAACAAGCGATTGGCAACATTACGTAACAATAAATCAACGTTTTGCAGATGCTGTTGTCAAAGAAGCAAACAGAGAAGACCCCGTAGTTTTAGTTCAGGATTACCATTTCGCTTTACTGCCAGGCATGCTGCGCAAAATTCTTCCAAAATCAACTATAATAACCTTTTGGCACATTCCATGGCCCAATCCGGAATCATTTGGTATTTGTCCTTGGCGGGAAGAACTGCTTCAGGGAATGCTGGGAAGCACTATACTAGGGTTCCATACTCCGTTTCACTGTAAAAATTTTCTGGAAACTGTGGACCGGTATTTGGAAACGCGTGTAGATCATGCATCTGCCACCATATCTCACGGCGGCAATTTGACGCTAGTGGAAGCTTATCCTATCTCCATTCAGTGGCCTCCTCCATGGCAGGACAGTCAACCCTCAACAAAAGAATGTCAAGCCGAAATTAGAAAATTTCTAAAGATTGATAACAACTGTTTAATCGGCTTGGGGGTAGATCGAATGGACTACACAAAAGGAATTCTTGAACGATTAAGAGCAGTGGAAAATCTTTTGGAACGCCATCCGGAAATGATCGGGAAATTTTCCTTTGTCCAGATTGCTGCTCCCTCACGCGCGGTACTAGAAGAATACCAGGCTTTCGAAGCTCGTGTTAGATCGCTGGCAACACATATCAACCAGCGTTTCGCCAACGGTGCTTATCAGCCTGTTTATTTAAGGGTGGAGCATCATGAACCGGAAGAAGTCAATCGTTACTACCGTGCTGCCGATGTCTGTATGGTCACAAGCCTACACGATGGGATGAACCTGGTTTCAAAGGAATTTATTGCTTCCCGAGACGACGAAAGAGGCGTTTTGGTACTCAGTCAGTTTACCGGTGCGGCACATGAATTGTATGAGGCCCTGATCGTCAATCCTTATCATATTGAACAGACATCCGACGCACTCTATCAAGCTCTTATAATGCCGGAATTTGAACAGCGGGAACGAATGCGCAGCATGCGATCAATGGTTCGTGATTTTAATGTATACAGATGGGCTGGAAGAATGCTAATTGACGCTTCAAAAATACGTCAGAGAGAAAAACTGGCAGCTAGAATTGGAATTGAAACATAA